The Streptomyces sp. B3I8 nucleotide sequence GGCCGAGGGCGGGACGTTTGGGTAGTCGAGGCGGGATCGGGGCGGGTATCCGCCCTCGGCGAACAGCGCGCGGTGACACCGCTCACGGCGGGCTCACGGGGGCTCACGGCGGACTCACGGCAGTCGTACGCCCAGTGCCGTCTGCACCAGCGCGGCATGGAGTCTCACCGCGAGATGGGCGAGCTCCTTCGTACGGGCCTCCGCGTGCGCCCGCGTCTGCGGGTTGCGGTGGCGGCGCAGCGGGGCCACCACCTGATCGACCAGCCCGGCCTCCCGGTCGGCGGCCGCCTTCATCACCCTCAGATGCCGCGGCTCGATGCCGAACCGGCCCAACTCCACCACCAGAGTGGCCACGGTGGCGGCCTCGGCGTCGTACGTGCCGTCCGGCAGCGGCGCGAGCAGGCCGTACGACTCCCACTCCGCGAGCTGCTCCTCCGGTATCCCGGCGGCGGTGAGCAGCTCCTCGCGGCCGAGCCGGGCGGCGGCGGTCGGTTCCGGCTCGGCGAGCAGGTCCTCCAGGCGCTCC carries:
- a CDS encoding MerR family transcriptional regulator, coding for MPHTPSGGAGGGTAAADRGLMSIGTVLNVLREEFPEVTVSKIRFLEAEGLVEPQRTPSGYRKFTAGDVERLGHVLRMQRDHYLPLKVIREHLDARERGEEVRIPFPGRPHETAGGERLEDLLAEPEPTAAARLGREELLTAAGIPEEQLAEWESYGLLAPLPDGTYDAEAATVATLVVELGRFGIEPRHLRVMKAAADREAGLVDQVVAPLRRHRNPQTRAHAEARTKELAHLAVRLHAALVQTALGVRLP